A genomic window from Glycine soja cultivar W05 chromosome 10, ASM419377v2, whole genome shotgun sequence includes:
- the LOC114370094 gene encoding protein MIZU-KUSSEI 1-like, with translation MKEQQKQKIFQRSSSACTVTTRNSRRILPSNLTHHFRSFESDDVSDNLLVRRGSSPSVSNLYQQQQHTPKLTQQNKISSLIRSFLNIFTFPTMIPTCKWLTIPSQLSVTPSLGRKVTGTLFGHRRGHISFAVQLHPRADPVLLLELAMSTSSLVKEMSSGLVRIALESQKLSASTITRTMRSNSGRQQQCKLFQEPSWTMYCNGRNCGYAVSRTCGDLDWHVLSTIQSVSVGAGVIPLLEDGKAASAAAGGGSEGELMYMRARFERVVGSRDSEAFYMLNPDGNGGPELSIFLLRI, from the coding sequence ATGAaagaacaacaaaaacaaaaaatatttcaaagaagCTCAAGTGCATGCACCGTCACAACAAGAAACAGCCGAAGAATCCTCCCTTCAAACCTAACCCATCACTTCCGCTCCTTCGAATCCGATGATGTCTCCGACAATCTCCTCGTGCGGCGAGGATCCTCGCCTTCGGTCTCAAACTTGTACCAACAGCAACAACACACACCAAAGCTAACGCAACAAAACAAGATATCTTCACTCATACGCTCGTTCTTGAACATCTTCACGTTCCCAACAATGATCCCAACATGCAAGTGGCTCACGATTCCGTCGCAGCTCTCCGTGACTCCTTCCCTTGGCCGAAAAGTCACCGGAACCCTCTTCGGGCACCGCCGTGGACACATCTCTTTCGCCGTGCAGCTCCACCCCCGCGCCGATCCCGTCCTCCTACTCGAGCTCGCCATGTCCACCTCCTCGCTCGTCAAGGAGATGTCCTCTGGCCTCGTGCGCATCGCGCTTGAGAGCCAGAAACTGTCTGCCTCCACTATTACGCGTACAATGCGTAGCAATAGTGGCAGACAGCAGCAGTGCAAGCTCTTTCAGGAGCCTTCGTGGACCATGTATTGCAACGGGAGGAACTGTGGCTATGCCGTGTCCCGTACGTGCGGGGACCTCGACTGGCACGTGCTGAGCACCATTCAGAGCGTGTCCGTCGGTGCCGGGGTCATCCCTCTCCTGGAGGACGGAAAGGCGGCCTCCGCCGCCGCCGGCGGTGGGTCGGAGGGTGAGTTGATGTACATGAGGGCGAGGTTTGAGCGAGTCGTGGGGAGCCGTGACTCGGAGGCGTTTTACATGTTGAATCCTGATGGTAATGGGGGACCTGAACTTAGTATTTTTCTATTGAGAATATAA